The Bacillus sp. NEB1478 genome contains the following window.
CCGTGTCTGCCAGATATAGCAGACCGTTTTGTGTACTTCTGCATTATAACAAAAATAAAGTTCTCACTCTATGATTCATCATGTGGAAAGATTGTGAAGTTCATACTCGTTTAGGGGAGGTTCAGCCGTGCTAATGTGGCAAATTGACGAAGAAGTCATGTTAAAACAGCCAGATGTGAAAGAATCTGAATCTATTTTAATGTTGTTGGATCAGTCGCGTCATCACCTTGGCCCATGGATCGGCTGGGTGGACTATACACAGACGAATAATGAGATGAAACAGTTCATCAAAACCGTTAACAAAAAAATGAAAGAACAAACCGACATTGTTCTTTTTATTTGGTGCCGAGGACAAGTTGCAGGTTCAGTCGCTTTGTATGATCTAAAATGGCACAACCAGTCCGGCATGCTGGGCTATTGGGTCGGTGCTGGGTTTGAAGGCCGAGGAATCGCGCACCGAGCTGTTCGGAGTATGCTTATGTACGCTTTCTACACACTTGGATTAAATCGGATCGAGCTGAGAGCCGCTGTAAATAACGAAAGAAGTGTAAAACTTGCACAACGGGTCGGTTTTGTACAAGAAGGCATCGTCCGTAAAGCCGAGTGGATACGCGGACAATGCCGCGATCAAGTGCAAATGAGCATGATAAAAGACGAATTTGAGCGCAGTTTAGGATATTCTTGGTGACCTTTTATAAAAGATAATCCTTTTTGCATGATCTACATGCAGAAAGGATTTTTCATTAGTCATTAAAATTTTTTTAAATGACTATTTACAAATTCATCCATTGTCATTAAAATAAATTACAATGATTAAAAATATTTACAATGATGTAATTTATTTTAGTGGGGGGTTTATTAGTGGAACTTGAAAAAGGTTTACAAAGTTATGAATCAGTGACTGTACACAACTCTTTATTCAGGAGCAAACCGTTTATTTTTTTATGGCTGGCTTCTGCATTTTCCAGCATGGCGTTCTCGATTTATTTAACGACAGAGTCCTGGTTTGTTGTTGACGGGTTAAATTTGAAAGTGTGGCTTGGGATCATCATGATGATGACGACACTTCCACGTGTTATTTTTATGATGTTTGGCGGTGTACTTGCTGACCGGGGGAAACGATCTCAAGTTTTGTTTATTGTGAACCTGATAAGGGGATCAATCATATTCTCTTTGGCTCTCCTTCTGTACCTGAATATCATGAATATTTGGATGCTTGCTATTTTCGCCTTTTGTTTCGGTGTACTTGATGCCTTTTTCTGGCCAGCAAGCAATTCCTTAATTCCCGCAATCATCAGCAAGGAACAGATCACCCGGGCAAACTCTATCATGCAGACAACAAATCAGATGACCTTTTTGATAGCTCCAGCGATTGCAGGTTTTATGATGAAATTCAGGTCATTTGAAGAAACCTTCGCACTAGCCGGTATATTACTCCTTGCAAGTGCCTTATTAGTTCGAAATATGAACGAAGAAGCTAGTGAAGGAGCTTCTAAAAAAGAAAACGATAAAACTTTTTTTCATGATCTAAAAGAAGGTATCATTTATGTAAAAGGTATCCCTTACTTGCTTGTAACAATGGGCACGACGGTGGTCGTAAACCTTTTCTTAGTCGGTCCTATGAATATCGGGCTTCCTATCCTTGTAAAAGATTTCTTGAAAGGCGATGCTCTTGTACTTAGCTATCTAGAAAGCTCACTCGCAATCGGGATGATATCCGGTGCCATTTTGATCGGCATTCTCAACCTTCGTAAAAAGCGGGCCGTTACGAGTCTGTCCTTAGTTTTTGCCTTAGGATTATTGTGCGCATGCTTAAGCCAGATCAATTCCTTGTGGCAAGGCATCTCCATCCTTATCGTTTCAGGGTTTTGTCTTTCAATCAGCAACATCATCAGCCCGTCCCTTACCCAAGAACTCGTCGATCCAAAAATGATGGGGAGGGTTCAAAGCTTAATGGCAACCTCTTCTGCAGGACTTGCACCATTGTCTTTTGCAATTGTATCTTCTCTGCTCTCTTTCAACATAGCAATCTCACATATCATGCTGATTTCGTGCTCCATCATGTCTCTTTTTGTCTTATTTGTATTATTGAAAGTAAAGATTGTTTGGACGATAAATTAATCTAAAATTAACCAATTGTGTTATCCTAGAGAAAAGATTTTGTATGCGGAGGCATGATTGTGAAGTGGAAAATATTATCGATGGAGTTGATGAAGATTCTATCAGATCCAAGGCGCAACCGGATTCTTCATCTCGCATCGGAAAAACCCGTTACCGTTAAATATTTGGCTGAACAAATGGGAGAGGAACCGATCCGTCTCTACTATCATGTAAAACTATTAGTAAAGGCAGAGCTGCTCGAGGTTGCAGAAACGCGGCAGTTAGGGAATCTTACCGAAAAATACTACAAATCCGTAAATTTCAGTGATGTGATTTATAAAGGAAACATCGAAGAACAAGCCGAGCATGTTGAAATGGCGCTTGCCTTGATGCACCAGCGTCTCGATCCAGGCTTGCAAATGTACCAAAAGGCACTCGAAAAGATTAAAACAGAGAAAAAAGATGGTAAAACCTTTGATAAGCTGCCTTATCAAGTTTCTATTGATACTTCATCATCAAAAATGACATCACGGGAATGGCGAAAAACTATTGAACCGATTATGAAAGCAATGGGTAAAAACGAGGACATGCAAGAAACGTGGCCAGAGATTCCGAAAGATGTGAGAGATGATGAAGAAGGAACCTACCAGTACGTCCTCATCAGCTATCGGATAGAAGATGCTGAAGCACTGGGTCTCATCGAATCGGATGATAAGAAAGAAGAATAAATCGTGAAAACCTGTAAACATACAGGTTTTTTACATGTTAAAGGTGCAGGTTCGGACGCCGAAACTGTTCTTTTTAAACAGTTGGGAGGCACTCGGTACTTTTTTTGCTTCAATCCCACACTTTTGTTGGATAATCCCATAAAAATCCGTGGTAATCCCACAATTTCAAGTAGGATTACCACACTTTTACTTCAGATAACCACGAACCGACATCGAACGACAAATTTCGAGGCGAATTACCTACAACACCAAGTCCTCACAACAAAAAAAACCTGCCAACAGGCAGGTTTTTTCCTTTTTCCATTTATTTCGTTTTTTCTTCCTCTGTATGAACACGTTCAAGCACCATCGCGTAAGTGTCGTTTCCAAAGTTCAAGCAGCGTTTTACTCGGGAGATCGTCGCTGTGCTTGCTCCTGTTTCTGTTTCGATCTTGTGATACGTCTTTCCATCACGCAGCATGCGGGCCACTTCTAGTCTTTGTGCCAGGGATTGAATCTCGTTCATCGTACAAAGGTCATCAAAGAATCGATAGCATTCTTCCATATCCTTCAGCGAAAGAACAGATTCAAATAGCTGATCTAGCGCTTTTCCACGTAGTTTATCAATTTGCATGAAACATGCACTCCTTTTTTCTATTGCATCTTTACCGAATTTGCCATACCACTCGGCACAATGTTAATCCATGTTTTTCCCGGAATGAAAGCTCCTCCATCAGGAACGATTCTTCCATTCTCGTTTTTCCATTTAATTTCTTGAGCGACACCGTTCTGCAGCAGAATGGCATCTCCGCCAGACGTTAAATTAATTTCACGTCTTCCAGCATCATCGATAACACGGTGAGCAGCTTCTACAATAAATACATTGCTTAGCGTGATAGGAATTTCGGTTTCCCTATCTATAGTTGGTTCGTTATCACTCGAACGTGCGTATGTTTTCTTTTTCTCGTTATACGTATAGCCTACAGTTTCTCCGCCAGGATATGTGATCGTCACATCATGGGCATCTTTTCCGACAATACTGACCGAGCTGCTTTTTGTTAAAAACGGCAGCATATCAATTTTATCGGTCTCTTCTGCCCCAATTTTCTCCATCCCCTTTTTAATATTTTCAGAGGTGATATAGGAGTTGTGAGGGGGCTTTCTAAAATCAGCCCGTTTAAACAATGTTCCATCATAATCCATGCCATTAATGTTATCGACCGTACCGCTTTGTAAAATTTGTTTCGCTTCAGGACTATAGCCATGAGCCACAAACATGGCGTTGTACCCTTGGCTGAGCTCAATATAGTAATCTCTCGCACTTCGCACAGGGCCAACCTTCTCCGGCATTTCACTTTGGAAAATAGCGAGTAAACGCGTAAGTTCCCCTTCAGCTAATACTTCGTACACGATGTCAGCTTTATGAAGACCAGATTGCGGACGTGCTTTCCAATGGTTGTTCACCATGACTGCAACAGCCCGGTTATCGACTTCTTCATTCGTTGCAATGCCAGTAAGCGGAAAGATAGATGAGAACGTTTCTTCTGGATCCTTTTGATGAGACGTCTCCGTTTTTTCCGGTTTCCCTTTATCCGTTTCTTTTTCCTTACCGTCCCTACAGGCAGACAATGTAAATAAAAGAATGATAGACATCAAGATCATGTACAGCTTTTTCATGGGCTCACTACCTTTGTATCGTATTATTTTGCCCAATCCTTTTCTATATTAACGCATAATCGAAGGAAAGAGTAACCCTTTCTTTTTAACATCGTAAATGCCTCTTTGCGTAATACGGATATATGGCAAGTGAGTCGAAGAAAAGAACAGCAATGAATAGATCGGATCTTCATACGCATAGCCTCGTTCACGCAAAGCACTTGTAAGAGCTTTTTCTTCTTCTATTAGTTGTTCGATAGCAATATTCGACATTCCTCCCGCTAGCGGGAGTTTTATCTCTCGAATGATTTCTCCTTTTTCAGCAAGGACGATCCCGCCGCCGATTTCCTTCAGGCGCTGAAAAGCGAGATGCATATCCTTTTTGCTTTTTCCGATGATGAGAAGATCTCCCGTGTTCGAATACGAACTTGCGAATCCGTACAGATTTTTTGCAAAGCCCTTTACGATTGTATTGGTTCTCCATTTCCCTTCCTTGTCGATGAGCATAAGAAAACATTCATCCGACTGTTCGTTAATCTCTTCTGTAAAAGGATTGACCGATACATTATATGGTCGAGTGATCACACTGTTGTACATTTCTATTCCAAGAAGGCCAGAAAACTGAAAATCCTCGTCATTTAAATCCCAGCTAATATTGCGTTTCTGTATTCCGTGGCCATCCCAGTCAAACTCAAAATCTGCATCATTGCTGACATCCTCACCATCCCGCTTCATCCATTTACCTTTTGCTAGAACAGAGACTGGAAGAGGATTTCCGGGACGATCTAAAATATTTAAATGGGCAACACGGCCCGGAGCGACCATTCCAAACAGATGATCCATACCGTAATACCTTGCCACATTATAAGAAACCATCATATAAGCATCAACAGGGTCGATTCCTGCATCGAGTGCGATCGAAAGCATTTTATCTGTGACACCTTCTTCATAGAAAGCAGGCGTTGACCCGTCTGTCGTAAAAAAGATCCGCTCAAAATTCGTGATGCCTTCTTCTTTCATTTGACGCAAGAGCTTAGGCAGATCTGGACGTATAGAAGAATAGCGAAGAGAAACTTGAAGCCCTGCATTCAAGCGGTCCATCACTTCTGTTCCGGTCATCGCTTCATGGTCACAATCAACGCCTAATAGTGTCATGGCCGTTAACGTTTTTTCAGATGCTCCCGGCAAGTGGCCCTCGATTTTCTTTCCAGCTTTTTTCGTCTGAAGCATCCAGTGAAGAATCGTGTCATCTCCATGCAGAACACGCGGCCAGCTCGTCAGTTCTCCGCCTTGTAAAACATATGGATTATCAAGCAGCTGTTTAATCGACTTTTCCGAAAAATAATTCTCTTCTTCTGCAAGCTCTGTTTGGGCGTCATAACGGCACCACCAAAAGAAATTTGCAGGCAGTTTATTCAGGTCTTCCATAAAAGAAAGCGCTTTCGAAACTTTCATTTCAAAAAGAAGCATGAAGTTATCACATAAAAATACAGACGTTCCACGCTGTAATGCATATCGAGAGAGTGTCTGGGGATTATAAAGTTGAAATGGATGACAATGTGGTTCAATGTAACCCGGCACAACAAATTGACCTTCTACATCAACGATTTCAGTACCATCATTTATTGCAGGGAGGTTTTCTCCGACATATACAATGCGGTCATTAAGTATCCAGATGTTAGCTCTTACCCATTTTTTTAGTGCGGTATTTAGGTAGTTAGCATTTTTCAAGACAAGTGACGGTGCCATTTCTCCTTGAATGACGGCCACTTGCTGGCGCATTTGTGCTTTTGTCCAAAACGCGATGTGTTGGTTCATGTTGGATTCACCTGTCTTCTCTGAAAATTTCGTTTTTTCAAGAATACCATATTCAGCTGAAAAATACTTACATTTTGAAAGGAGCTCATTATGAAACAAAATATCGGTCTTATTAACAGCATGATTCGTATTATTGCAGGCTTAACACTGCTATCTGTTTACACCGCAAAACTCACACGCAAGCCTTATAAAGAGTCTTACATTCTTATGATCATGATGGCAGCTATGAAAGTCGCAGAGGGCATCGTACGTTATTGTCCAATGACAGACCTTTTTCACAAAACGAAAGAGATGAACAACATGGACCTCGGAACCATCACAAAAGAAGGTTCACCATTTAATCCTTCTTAATATTTGGAGGCACTTTTATGCCGACACATTCTCTATTAAAAGGCAACAAACCGCTGCTGGGTTTATTGATAGTCGTATTTATCACCCATCTCGGATCATATCTTGTTCTGCCGGTACTGCCTATTTTGTTAAAAAAAGAAACCGGTCTAAGTGCTTCACAAATTGGTTTTACGTTAGCTGTCATCTCCGTATTTATGCAAGCTGGTAGTATAGTCGGAGGGATACTGGCTGATCGGACAGGCAGACGCTTTATTATCGCGATCGGAGCCATCATTCGTGCACTGGGCTTGCTTGGTTTTGCTTATTTTTCAACGTATCCTTTTATCTTGATGACAGCTGTATTCAGCGGACTTGGTCTCGGTCTGAATGCTCCCTCTACGAAAGCGTTCATCTCTTCCCTCGTAAAAGAAGAAATGAGATCGACTGCTTTTTCGCTAAGAGGAATTTTCGCTAATATTGGGATGGCTCTCGCGGGATTGACTGTATTTGCCGTATTCACAGACAACTTCAGAATGATCTTTATTACAGCTGCAGTCATTTACGGACTCGCAAGCATAATTAGCTGGTTCTTCCTTCCGGCAGGCTGCAGCGGTGGAAATTGTGAGCCCATAGAATGGGGCGAATATAAAAAGGCAATAAAAAACGGGCCGTTTCTAGTGTTTGTAATCGGGACTATATTTGTGTGGGCACTTTATGTTCAGTTTGCCCTTGTGCTTCCTCTGCGTGCAGATGACGTTCTCAAAAACGGAAAAGATATAAGCATCATCTGGACCATCAACAGCATCACGGTCATACTTATTCAGACGCTGATTACGAAAAATATTATCCGCAACCTCCATCCCCTTACAGCTGTTGGGATCGGAACAATTTGCATCGGGCTTTCGCTAGGCAGCTTGTATTTTGCCAGCACTTTATTTTTCTTTGTATTTACAGGTCTAATTTTCATTGTCGGCGAGATGATGCTGATGCCAACACTTGATACAGCTATTTCTCAGCTTTCAGTCGCACGTTTTCTCGGCATGTTCTTTGGACTGGCAAGTGTTTTTACGGGTATTGGTGAAGCAATCGGAAACTTTTTAGGTGGAAAGCTTTATTCATTAACTTCTGGTGGAACTACTGCAGCACCTTACATTACCTATGTTGCCGCTGGGTTTGTCATATTTATTGGAATGCAGTTTTTAAAAAGGTGGCAGCCGCTCAATGTTATTCAGCCGCTAAAGATTTCCCAAAATACTTCATCACCAAAAACAGAATCTGCAACATCCCATCCAAACCCAATAGAAGAAGGCTGACCAATAAGGTGTAGTTCACCAAATTAGTCAGCCTTATTTTTAGTGTTGCTATGAAAAAGAGGAATGGATGATCTCCTCTTCAGGATGCTCGCTCCAATCATCTTCATTTCAAAGGCTCCCTTTCACAGACCACAATCCTTTAGTAATCATCCGATTAAAAAGTTACATGTGATATCGCTTTGTGGCCAATATCTTTGCGATAAAAAGAACCTCCGCATGATATTTTCTTCATTTCTTCGTATACGTTTTTCTGTGCTTCACTTAGCGTTGCTCCTGAAGATGCTACTAAAAGTACTCTTCCGCCATTTGTTTGCAGCTCATCGCGAAAACCCTTTGTTCCCGCATGAAACACATTTGAGTATTCTGAAATTTTTTCGAGTCCGTTAATAACAGCCGGTTCAGAAGAAGATACGGGATATCCCTTAGAAGCTAGTACGACACCCAGAACCGCTTCTTCCGACCAGTTCAACTCTACTTTTTCTCCGTTTAACAAAGAAAGAAGCAATTCAGCGAGGTCATTTTCCAGTCTCGGCAGGATGACTTGTGTTTCAGGATCCCCAAATCGCGCATTGAACTCGATTACTTTTGGTCCGTCATTCGTTAAGATCAATCCAGCGTACAAAATACCTGTAAAAGGAGTGCCTTCTTTTTTCATAGCAGAAACGGTTGGAAGAACGATCTCTTCAATCGCACGCTGCACAGCTGATTTGCTGATTTGCGGTACTGGAGAATACGCACCCATTCCGCCTGTATTCGGTCCTTCATCACCATCAAAGGCACGCTTATGGTCTTGAGCGATTTCCATCGGCAATACGATTTCGTCATGAACAAAAGACATGAGCGAAAACTCTTCACCTTCTAAAAATTCCTCGACTACAACTTTTTCACTTGCTTCACCAAAGCGTTTATCGACCATGAGTTCATAAAGGCCTTCTTCCGCTTCTTTTAATGTCATAGCGACGATAACGCCTTTACCAGCAGCGAGTCCGTCCGCTTTTATAACGATCGGTGCGCCCTTTTCTCTGACATATTGAAGAGCTTGTTCATACTCCGTAAATGTTTCAGAGTCTGCAGTAGGAATGCCGTACTTGCTCATTAGGTTCTTCGCAAAAGACTTGCTGCCCTCGATTTGCGCAGCTGCTTGAGTTGGACCGAAAATGACGAGTCCAGCTTTCTGAAACTGGTCAACGATTCCTTCAAGCAAAGGTACTTCTGGTCCGACAAACGTTAATACAACATCTTTTGATTGCGCAAAATGAATAAGCTCATCAATGTCGTTTTCATTGATCGGTACACATGTTGCTTCTGCTCCAATTCCAGGATTGCCGGGTGCTGCATAAACTTGGGACACGCTCGGACTGTTCGCAAACTTCCAGACGAGCGCATGTTCACGTCCCCCTTTTCCGATAACAAGAACGTTCATTAGTGTGCCTCCTTTTTGAATTGCTGAAACGGCCGAAAAAATGGTCGTTGATTGTTGCTAAAGGCTCTTTTCTATAAGATTGTTGCATTTGGCTAGTGTTTGTTCATTTTCATCATTGACAAGTGGATTGGAGTGCAAGGTGCGAGACTCCAGCGGGATAAGCGGGACAGGTGAGACACTTTCCGGTGCAAAGCGCCAAGGTGGCTCACCGCACGCCCCGCGGAAAGCGAGCATCCTGTAGCGTAATCCACCACTTCCAAGAGCAACAAAGTATGCGAAACAATCTTGCTAAATTAATGCTTAAAATGTCTTACGCCTGTGAACACCATCGTAATGCCATGTTCATCGGCTTTTTTGATCGAATCTTCGTCTTTAATCGATCCGCCTGGCTGAATAATAGCCGTAACACCTGCGCGTGCAGCCGCTTCCACCGTATCATCCATAGGGAAGAACGCATCGGATCCTAATGCAGAACCATTCGCACGCTCAGCTGCTTGCTCTATTGCAATCTTCGCTGCTCCAACACGGTTCATCTGCCCCGCTCCAACTCCGACCGTCATTTCATCCTTCGCAAGAACGATTGCGTTTGATTTCACGTGCTTAACAACTTTCCAAGCAAGACGAAGATCTTTCCACTCTTGTTCAGTCGGCTGGCGTTTTGTAGGTATCGTTACATTTGCATCATCAAGCCCAAAGACGTCTTCATCCTGCACAAGCATCCCGCCTGCAACCGTCGTGATTTTCTTTGCGATTCCTTTTCCTTCTGTAAAATCGAGCTTCAATAAACGGATGTTTTTCTTTTTTGTTAAAATCGCTAATGCTTCTTCTGTAAATGAAGGTGCAATTATGATCTCTAAGAAAATCTCAGCCATTTTCTCTGCAGTTTCCGCATTAACCTCAGTGTTTGATGCAACAATGCCTCCAAAAATAGAAACAGGATCTGCTTCAAATGCACGTGTGTATGCTTCCGTAATGGATGTTCCTGTTCCTACACCACATGGATTCATATGTTTAACCGCAACAACAGCAGGATCTGTAAATTCCTTCACGATTGAAAGAGCCGCATCTGCATCATTGATGTTGTTGTAGGAAAGTTCTTTTCCGTGAAGCTGTTCAGCATCTGTTAGAGAAAGTGTTCCGCTCAATGGTTTTGAATAAAATGCAGCTTTTTGATGAGGATTTTCGCCATAACGAAGATCTTGTTTTTTCTCAAACGTAACCGTATATGATTCTGGGTGCACTTCCTCTACAGCTGTTGTTAGGTATTCTGCAATTAACGCATCATAAGCTGCTGTATGACGGAAAGTTTTCGCTGCAAGTCTGCGGCGTGTCTCTTCACTTACTGCACCTGCATTTTCGAGTTCAGTCTCAACCTTCTCATAATCTTTCGGATCAACAACAACAGTTACATATCTATGATTTTTCGCTGCCGAACGAAGCATGCTCGGTCCGCCGATATCAATATTTTCAATCGCATCAGCGAATGTTGTATCTTCCTTCGCAACCGTTTCTTTAAATGGATACAGATTAACAACAACGAGATCGATCGGTGCAATTTCGTTTTCCTGCATTGCTTTTTGATGTGTTTCGTTGTCACGAACTGCAAGAAGCCCTCCGTGAATTTTAGGATGAAGTGTCTTAACACGACCATCCATAATTTCAGGAAAACCCGTTACTTCTGAAATTCCGATTACAGGAATGTCTGCATCTTGAAGTGCTTTTTTCGTTCCGCCTGTTGAAATGATTTCAACACCATGTTTCGCTAATTTTTCTGCAAATGGAATTAACCCGTTCTTGTCCGATACGGAAATCAATGCTCGTTTGATGGTCATTGTACGATGCCTCCTATGGTGTCTTTTTGTAAAAGTTTGTGTAATATGGCCGGGTACAATTTATGTTCTGCTTGCTGGATTCTTTGCTGCAGCGTATCGCTCGTATCGCCGGGCAATACGGGTATCTTAACTTGATCGATAACCGGACCTGTATCCATCCCGCTATCCACGAAATGAATCGTTACGCCTGTTTCTGAAACGCCTGCTGAAAGCGCCTGTCCTACTGCATCTTTTCCAGGAAAAGCAGGCAAATATGAAGGATGTATGTTAATGATTCTTCCTTCATATGCGTTTAATAGCACTTCCCCAATCAGCCGCATGTATCCAGCAAGAGCAATCCACTCAACATCGTGTTTTTTCAATTCATTAACAATGTCCTGCTCAAATGCAGCTTTTGTTGCAAAAGTGTTAGGTACAAACGTATAGACTGGTATATTAAGTTTTCGAGCACGGTCGATTACTTTTGCCCCTGGTTTATCACAAACTACCAGTTCAATTTCAGCTTCTAATGTACCATTATTAACAGCTTCTGCAAGTGACTGAAAATTGCTGCCGCTGCCTGATGCAAATACAGCTATCTTTCTCATTCGATGGAACCTCCGCCAAAGATAACGCCTTCCCCTTTTTTAACTCGTCCGATAATATATGGTCTCTCACCTGTTTCCTCTAATGAACGGATGATCGGCAGCATGTTTTCTTCTGAAACAGCAAGCACCATCCCGATTCCCATATTGAACGTTGTAAACATCTCTTTGCGTGTGAGGCTTCCTTTTTTCTCGATCAAGTCGAAAATAGCTGGAACTGGCCAAGAACCATAATCAATTTCTGCAGCTAATCCTTCAGGCAGCATGCGAGGAATATTTTCGATGAACCCACCGCCTGTTATATGTGCGACACCATTTACAGTAAACTTATCAAGCACTTCCAATAACGGCTTCACATAAATGCGTGTGGGAGTTAAAAGCTCTTCTCCAAGCGGTTTTGAAAAGCCTTCATACTGCTCTTTCAAATCCAGTCCTGCATTCTCTAATAAAACTTTACGCACAAGAGAAAAACCGTTTGAGTGCAATCCATTCGACGCGATACCGATCAGCACGTCGTTCTCACTAACATTCCCTCCATTGATCAGCTTTGATTTTTCAGCGATTCCAACTGTAAACCCGGCTAGGTCATACTCCTCGCCATTATACATGCCAGGCATCTCAGCAGTTTCTCCGCCAATGAGCGCACAGCCCGCTTGTTCGCAGCCGTCTGCGATTCCTTTTACGATCTGTTCTACCTTTTCTGGGTGAAGCGTGCCGCAAGCAATATAGTCTAGAAAATAAAGCGGTTCAGCTCCTTGAGCAACAATGTCGTTCACACACATGGCAACCGCATCCACACCGATTGTGTCATGCTTATCCATCATAAAAGCGAGCATCAGCTTCGTTCCAACACCGTCAGTTCCTGATACGAGAACTGGCTCTTTATGTGAAAAACCGGACAGGTCAAACATCGCTCCGAAACTTCCAAGTCCTGCTAACACTTCGGGTCTTTTCGTCCGCATTGCATGTTTCTTGATGCGATCTACCGCTTCATAACCTGCCTCGATGTTCACTCCTGCTTGTTTATATGCTTCTGCCATCGTTTTCTCCCCCTTAAACAAGCTCTTTTTCGTATGGTAAAACTGTATCTGGATAAATCTCAGTCGGATAACGGCCTGTAAAACAAGCTAAGCATTGTCCGCAGTTCGGTTCAGCATTCGATCTGCCGATGCCTTCCATCAGTCCTTCTACTGATATAAAAGATAACGAGTCTGCTCCGATGATTTCCCGGATCTCTTCTACAGAATGCTTTGATGCAATGAGTTCAGCGCGTTCAGAAGTATCGATTCCGTAATAACAAGGATGAGCGATCGGCGGTGCAGTAATCCTTACATGCACTTCTGTAGCACCCGCGGCACGCAGCATTTTGACGATACGGCGACTTGTTGTTCCGCGAACGATTGAGTCATCGACCATTACAACACGCTTACCTTCCACAATCCCGCGAACAGGAGATAGCTTCATTTTCACACCAAGTTCACGAAGTTCCTGTGATGGCTGGATGAACGTTCTGCCTACATAACGGTTTTTGATCAATCCAATTTCGTACGGAATGCCTGATGCTTCTGCATATCCGATGGCCGCAGAAATACTGGAATCCGGCACACCTGTTACAACATCAGCTTCAACTGGTGCTTCTTCAAACATCTTTTTCCCAAGGCTTTTTCTTGCAGCATGAACGTTGATGCCTTCG
Protein-coding sequences here:
- a CDS encoding GNAT family protein produces the protein MWQIDEEVMLKQPDVKESESILMLLDQSRHHLGPWIGWVDYTQTNNEMKQFIKTVNKKMKEQTDIVLFIWCRGQVAGSVALYDLKWHNQSGMLGYWVGAGFEGRGIAHRAVRSMLMYAFYTLGLNRIELRAAVNNERSVKLAQRVGFVQEGIVRKAEWIRGQCRDQVQMSMIKDEFERSLGYSW
- a CDS encoding MFS transporter, whose protein sequence is MELEKGLQSYESVTVHNSLFRSKPFIFLWLASAFSSMAFSIYLTTESWFVVDGLNLKVWLGIIMMMTTLPRVIFMMFGGVLADRGKRSQVLFIVNLIRGSIIFSLALLLYLNIMNIWMLAIFAFCFGVLDAFFWPASNSLIPAIISKEQITRANSIMQTTNQMTFLIAPAIAGFMMKFRSFEETFALAGILLLASALLVRNMNEEASEGASKKENDKTFFHDLKEGIIYVKGIPYLLVTMGTTVVVNLFLVGPMNIGLPILVKDFLKGDALVLSYLESSLAIGMISGAILIGILNLRKKRAVTSLSLVFALGLLCACLSQINSLWQGISILIVSGFCLSISNIISPSLTQELVDPKMMGRVQSLMATSSAGLAPLSFAIVSSLLSFNIAISHIMLISCSIMSLFVLFVLLKVKIVWTIN
- a CDS encoding ArsR/SmtB family transcription factor — protein: MKWKILSMELMKILSDPRRNRILHLASEKPVTVKYLAEQMGEEPIRLYYHVKLLVKAELLEVAETRQLGNLTEKYYKSVNFSDVIYKGNIEEQAEHVEMALALMHQRLDPGLQMYQKALEKIKTEKKDGKTFDKLPYQVSIDTSSSKMTSREWRKTIEPIMKAMGKNEDMQETWPEIPKDVRDDEEGTYQYVLISYRIEDAEALGLIESDDKKEE
- a CDS encoding YerC/YecD family TrpR-related protein, which translates into the protein MQIDKLRGKALDQLFESVLSLKDMEECYRFFDDLCTMNEIQSLAQRLEVARMLRDGKTYHKIETETGASTATISRVKRCLNFGNDTYAMVLERVHTEEEKTK
- a CDS encoding DUF3048 domain-containing protein — protein: MKKLYMILMSIILLFTLSACRDGKEKETDKGKPEKTETSHQKDPEETFSSIFPLTGIATNEEVDNRAVAVMVNNHWKARPQSGLHKADIVYEVLAEGELTRLLAIFQSEMPEKVGPVRSARDYYIELSQGYNAMFVAHGYSPEAKQILQSGTVDNINGMDYDGTLFKRADFRKPPHNSYITSENIKKGMEKIGAEETDKIDMLPFLTKSSSVSIVGKDAHDVTITYPGGETVGYTYNEKKKTYARSSDNEPTIDRETEIPITLSNVFIVEAAHRVIDDAGRREINLTSGGDAILLQNGVAQEIKWKNENGRIVPDGGAFIPGKTWINIVPSGMANSVKMQ
- a CDS encoding adenine deaminase C-terminal domain-containing protein; this encodes MNQHIAFWTKAQMRQQVAVIQGEMAPSLVLKNANYLNTALKKWVRANIWILNDRIVYVGENLPAINDGTEIVDVEGQFVVPGYIEPHCHPFQLYNPQTLSRYALQRGTSVFLCDNFMLLFEMKVSKALSFMEDLNKLPANFFWWCRYDAQTELAEEENYFSEKSIKQLLDNPYVLQGGELTSWPRVLHGDDTILHWMLQTKKAGKKIEGHLPGASEKTLTAMTLLGVDCDHEAMTGTEVMDRLNAGLQVSLRYSSIRPDLPKLLRQMKEEGITNFERIFFTTDGSTPAFYEEGVTDKMLSIALDAGIDPVDAYMMVSYNVARYYGMDHLFGMVAPGRVAHLNILDRPGNPLPVSVLAKGKWMKRDGEDVSNDADFEFDWDGHGIQKRNISWDLNDEDFQFSGLLGIEMYNSVITRPYNVSVNPFTEEINEQSDECFLMLIDKEGKWRTNTIVKGFAKNLYGFASSYSNTGDLLIIGKSKKDMHLAFQRLKEIGGGIVLAEKGEIIREIKLPLAGGMSNIAIEQLIEEEKALTSALRERGYAYEDPIYSLLFFSSTHLPYIRITQRGIYDVKKKGLLFPSIMR
- a CDS encoding DUF2892 domain-containing protein encodes the protein MKQNIGLINSMIRIIAGLTLLSVYTAKLTRKPYKESYILMIMMAAMKVAEGIVRYCPMTDLFHKTKEMNNMDLGTITKEGSPFNPS